The Methanocella sp. region GCCTTGCATATTTCTCTGCCGAAACGGATGAGGCCGACGTGTACGGAGCCTCGCTTTCCGGCCGGCACGATATCCATTAGGACTTTATGTACTTGCTCATGGTCAGCTTTCTCAGGCACAATGCCGAGCCTTTTTGTGATCCGGAAGATGTGCGTGTCAACGGGTATGACATCGCTGCCGCAGGCGAATAGCAGCACGCAGTCTGCCGTTTTCGGGCCGACGCCCTCGATACTCAGGAGCTCCTTCCGGGCGGCTTCCGGGTTTGCGGTGCAGACGAAGTCTATGTCACCTCCATATTCATCGAGGATAAGCCGGGATATTTCCTTGATCCGCTGAGCCTTGATCGTATAAAGACCGCCTATCTTAATGAGCTCGGCGATCTTCTCTTCAGGGGCATTCGCCAGTTTTTCGGGGGTATCATAAACGGAAAAGAGACGCTCGAAGGCGACCGACGAGTTGCGGTCGGTCGTGTTTTGAGATAGAATAGTATTAATAAGGACAGCGAATGGGGTGCCTTTGCTCCCCTTATAAATTCCATAGTGTTTTATCAGCCTATCCGAAATTATTTTTGTTTTTGCTTTTTCGTCCATCCTTCCATACCCCCGGTCACGGTCGCCATACGCTCAAGGCCTTTCTTAATGTCAGACATGGACGACGCGTAGGACATGCGGATATGGTCGTCGCTGTGGGGGCCGAACGCGGACCCGGGCGTCAGCCCGACGCCCGCCTCCAGGAACTTCTCGGCCCACTTCTCGGAGCTTCCCTCGACCTTCGGCCAGGCATAGAAGGCGCCCCGGGGCATCTCGCACGGCAGGCCAATGTCACATAATCCCTTAACGACGACGTCCCGCCGTTCCCTGAACTGGCGGCACATGCTTTCGACGCTGTCCTGCGGGCCAGTTATCGCGGCCAATGCCCCGTACTGTACAAATGTGGTCGGGCTAGTGGCCGTGTGCTGCTGGACCTTGAGCATGTTCTGGAATATGGCCTTCGGCGCTGCGGCATACCCGATGCGCCACCCGGCCATGGCATAAGCTTTTGAGAAGCCGTTTATCGTGATAGTCCTGTCCGGTATCATCGAGCCGATGCTGACAGGCTTCACGTCATAGACGATCTTCTCGTAGATCTCGTCGGACAGGATGAATAAGCCGTGGTCTTTTGCCAGGTCGGCGACTAGCCGGAGGTCTTTTTTATCAAGGACAGCGCCGGACGGGTTATTCGGGCTGTTAATTATTATGAGCCTGGTGCGCTTATTCACGTACTTCGGGAGGCCCTCCGGCAGAGAGCCGTCATCGTTCGACTTGACCCAGACCGTCCTGCCGCCGCTCATTTTCACGCAGGCGTCATAAGAAACCCAGCCAGGGTCGAAGACGATCGCCTCGTCGCCCTCTTCGAGCAGGCTGAACGTGGTGTAAAAGACTGCCTGCTTTGCCCCGGGCGTCACGAGCACGTTCTTGCCCGATACGTCGAGCGTGTTCTCGCTCTTCAGCTTCGCCGCGATTGCGTCCCTCAGCTCGGGTATTCCGGCGGCGGGGGCATAGTGCGTTTTCCCGGTTTTCATGGCCTTTTCCGCCGCTTCTATGATATTCGAGGGCGTGTTGAAGTCCGGCTCGCCCAGGTTGAAGCTCAGGATATCCCTGCCCTGCCTCTTCAGCTCATTCGTCATGTCGGCCAAACGAAGCGTCGCGGACTCTTCCACCTGGTCCAGTCTGGATGACATAAAGGTCAAAAGAAAAAGTTATTGCTTGTATTCCTTAAGCCTGCGTACCATCTTTACGGCGGCTTCGACGGCCCTCTTGGAGTAGTCGATGCGCTCGCTGGCCTCCAGGCGGGTCATGCCCGGCCCGGCGATGCCCAGCGTTATGGGCTTGTTGTATTCAAGCGCAAGGTCCGTGATCTTACGGGTGGCCTGGGCCACGACGACCTGGTCATGGTCGGTAGCGCCCTCGATGACGCTGCCGATAGTGACGACCGCGTCCAGGGACTTGTCCTCCGCCATCTTTTTTACGGCGAGGGGCATGTCATAAACGCCCGGAACGTAGATAGTCTTCGTGACCTTCGCGCCTAAAAAGGCGGCATGTTCCTTACCCAGTAACTCCATCTGCCAGGTGAGGTCGCGGTTGAACTCCGCGACCACGAACCCTATGTTGATCTCCTTATTATCTGCCATATAAACCATTACCTGTATAACGATTAAATGCGGGCCGGGCCCACGTCTTCATATCCCTGTCTCTGGCCGGTGCCCGCCTCTTTTTCCAGTAATTTAGGCTTGAACATGAGCTTGACGACGTTGAGCGCGTGCTCCCGGGCCCGCTTATCCATGAGAGCGGCGAGCTCTGCGGGGCCCGCGGCCTCGTCCTCGTGGACGAACACCTCGATGATGTGCTTGCCCTCCATGAGCTGACAGTAAATAATGCCCAGGCTGGCCTCGTGGGCGCAGGTCTTGTCGACGGGCTTGCTGCCGGGCATGCCCAGGGCCATGACGATATCACAGTGCTGCTCGTCGAAGAGCTTCTTACACGCCACCGGCAGGTCTTTGATGCCCGGCACCGTGTAGCGCACGATCTGCGCCGAGCAGTTGCGCTTGAGCTCGTCGATGGCCGCCTTGCCCATGTCGAAGCGGGCGAACGTCGTGTCCGCTATCCCGATCTTTACCATTAAATCCTCAATACGCCCATTAACTGTTATATACCTTTCTTAAAGCGTCGACGCCGGCGTTCTTTTTGCCCTGGTCGAGCGCTTTTAACGCGATCAGCGTCTTCTCGAGCGAGTCGAAAGTCCGGACGAGGTCCGCCTCGGTGAAGGCGTTCATGGATGGTATGCGGAAGATCTTGCCCTTCAGGCGGTCCTGGCCTCCCGCGATGGCCACGCCATCGTTGGCCTTCATTGGGCTCCGGAGGTCCTTATCCCCCACGCCGGCCGGCAGCTTAATGGCCGTCACGGTGTTCGAAAGCACGGTGTGCTTGTCCGTCACCGGGTACAGCTCAAGGCCCAGCGCCTTCGCTCCGGCCCTGATGGCTTCTGCGCCCTTCCGGTGGCGGGCAATGCGCTTCTCGATGGTCTCTTCCTTGATCATGCGCATGGCTTCCGTCATGCCGTAGAATAGCGTGATAGCCGGCGTGTACGGGGTCTCGGACCTCTCCGCCTCTGCCGACTTCTTGTATTTCTTCAAATCCATATAATAGGGGGGGCTCTTGACCATCGAGTCCCATGCCTTCTGGCTGACGCTGACCGATGCCAGGCCCGACGGGGCCCCCAGGCACTTCTGGGCGCCGGTGACTGCAACG contains the following coding sequences:
- the ribH gene encoding 6,7-dimethyl-8-ribityllumazine synthase; amino-acid sequence: MADNKEINIGFVVAEFNRDLTWQMELLGKEHAAFLGAKVTKTIYVPGVYDMPLAVKKMAEDKSLDAVVTIGSVIEGATDHDQVVVAQATRKITDLALEYNKPITLGIAGPGMTRLEASERIDYSKRAVEAAVKMVRRLKEYKQ
- the ribC gene encoding riboflavin synthase, with the translated sequence MVKIGIADTTFARFDMGKAAIDELKRNCSAQIVRYTVPGIKDLPVACKKLFDEQHCDIVMALGMPGSKPVDKTCAHEASLGIIYCQLMEGKHIIEVFVHEDEAAGPAELAALMDKRAREHALNVVKLMFKPKLLEKEAGTGQRQGYEDVGPARI
- a CDS encoding pyridoxal-phosphate-dependent aminotransferase family protein, producing the protein VAVTGAQKCLGAPSGLASVSVSQKAWDSMVKSPPYYMDLKKYKKSAEAERSETPYTPAITLFYGMTEAMRMIKEETIEKRIARHRKGAEAIRAGAKALGLELYPVTDKHTVLSNTVTAIKLPAGVGDKDLRSPMKANDGVAIAGGQDRLKGKIFRIPSMNAFTEADLVRTFDSLEKTLIALKALDQGKKNAGVDALRKVYNS
- a CDS encoding endonuclease III, whose protein sequence is MDEKAKTKIISDRLIKHYGIYKGSKGTPFAVLINTILSQNTTDRNSSVAFERLFSVYDTPEKLANAPEEKIAELIKIGGLYTIKAQRIKEISRLILDEYGGDIDFVCTANPEAARKELLSIEGVGPKTADCVLLFACGSDVIPVDTHIFRITKRLGIVPEKADHEQVHKVLMDIVPAGKRGSVHVGLIRFGREICKAHSPKHDRCFLIDVCDYAKKIGIYKGKASK
- a CDS encoding pyridoxal phosphate-dependent aminotransferase, whose product is MSSRLDQVEESATLRLADMTNELKRQGRDILSFNLGEPDFNTPSNIIEAAEKAMKTGKTHYAPAAGIPELRDAIAAKLKSENTLDVSGKNVLVTPGAKQAVFYTTFSLLEEGDEAIVFDPGWVSYDACVKMSGGRTVWVKSNDDGSLPEGLPKYVNKRTRLIIINSPNNPSGAVLDKKDLRLVADLAKDHGLFILSDEIYEKIVYDVKPVSIGSMIPDRTITINGFSKAYAMAGWRIGYAAAPKAIFQNMLKVQQHTATSPTTFVQYGALAAITGPQDSVESMCRQFRERRDVVVKGLCDIGLPCEMPRGAFYAWPKVEGSSEKWAEKFLEAGVGLTPGSAFGPHSDDHIRMSYASSMSDIKKGLERMATVTGGMEGWTKKQKQK